A window of the Roseovarius sp. S88 genome harbors these coding sequences:
- a CDS encoding GNAT family N-acetyltransferase: MLSKGHYRVRIAETQDDLKAAQTLRHIAFLGGQGDGLDQDEFDPICTHFLVENETTGTLVCCFRLLPLNGGDEIGRSYSAQFYELSALAEFDGPIVEMGRFCIHPDARDPDILRAAWAAMTRYVDENGIELLFGCSSFKGTDSDAYLDAFAMLKEKHLAPRRWLPRVKAPSVFNFAQKLRWFKPDAKQAMMAMPPLLRTYLVMGGWVSDHAVVDRQMNTLHVFTGLEINAIPPARKRLLRAVVG, encoded by the coding sequence ATGCTCAGCAAAGGACATTACAGGGTTCGCATCGCGGAGACGCAAGACGATCTTAAAGCGGCGCAGACATTGCGGCATATTGCCTTTCTTGGCGGGCAGGGCGATGGGCTTGATCAAGACGAGTTTGATCCCATTTGCACGCATTTTCTGGTTGAAAACGAAACAACCGGTACGCTGGTCTGTTGCTTCCGGCTTTTGCCTTTGAACGGCGGCGATGAAATCGGTCGCAGTTATTCGGCACAGTTTTATGAATTGTCCGCCTTGGCGGAGTTCGATGGCCCTATCGTTGAAATGGGTCGGTTTTGCATTCACCCCGATGCGCGCGACCCTGACATTCTGCGCGCAGCCTGGGCGGCGATGACACGGTATGTTGACGAGAATGGGATTGAGCTTCTCTTTGGGTGTTCCTCCTTCAAGGGCACTGATTCTGATGCCTATCTCGACGCCTTTGCTATGTTAAAGGAAAAACACCTTGCGCCACGGCGGTGGTTGCCGCGGGTCAAGGCCCCTTCGGTGTTCAATTTTGCCCAAAAGCTGCGTTGGTTCAAGCCGGATGCAAAGCAGGCGATGATGGCGATGCCTCCACTGCTACGGACTTACCTTGTTATGGGCGGCTGGGTCAGTGACCATGCGGTGGTGGACCGACAGATGAACACGCTGCATGTTTTCACGGGGC
- a CDS encoding outer membrane protein assembly factor BamE, translating into MVSRFGKWALGLVLVAVLGACTPQFRNHGYVPPEDELQTLVVGVDNRATVDDVVGAPSASGLLSGGDYYYVRTRIKEVGFRRPEVIDRQVLAISFDQSDTIANIERFSLADGNVVPLTRRVTDSTVVGKGFLRQLLGNFGNIDPSQLFN; encoded by the coding sequence ATGGTTTCGCGATTTGGCAAATGGGCATTAGGCCTTGTCTTGGTGGCGGTGCTTGGGGCGTGCACACCACAGTTTCGCAATCATGGATATGTACCGCCGGAAGACGAATTGCAGACATTGGTCGTCGGCGTAGATAACCGCGCCACTGTTGATGATGTGGTGGGCGCACCTTCGGCGTCGGGTCTTTTGAGTGGCGGCGACTATTACTATGTTCGAACGCGCATCAAGGAAGTTGGGTTTCGCCGCCCCGAAGTGATCGATCGTCAGGTTCTGGCCATCAGCTTTGATCAGTCTGATACGATTGCCAATATCGAACGCTTCAGTTTGGCAGATGGAAACGTCGTGCCGCTCACGCGTCGGGTGACCGACTCTACGGTGGTTGGCAAAGGATTTTTGCGCCAACTGCTCGGCAATTTCGGTAATATCGACCCCTCACAGCTCTTCAACTGA
- a CDS encoding YceD family protein: MTEKTDFSAPLRVADLKSNREVLFAIVPELDVLERLAAKLDLISLRKLRFEGALSPVGKTDWNVQAHLGATVAQPCVVTLDPVSTRIEEDLTWHLIKDWHAHEPEGDDIEMPDDDASAPLGDEIDLMALMQEALALALPDYPRSATAPAKGARAAPPGAAPISDEDVKPFAGLADFKKRLEDDN, translated from the coding sequence ATGACAGAAAAGACAGATTTTTCAGCCCCCTTGCGCGTGGCTGACCTCAAATCCAATCGCGAAGTCCTCTTTGCTATCGTGCCCGAACTGGACGTGCTGGAGCGTTTGGCGGCTAAGTTGGACCTTATTTCGTTGCGCAAATTGCGTTTCGAAGGCGCTCTGAGTCCCGTCGGTAAGACGGATTGGAATGTCCAAGCCCATTTGGGTGCGACGGTAGCGCAGCCCTGTGTTGTGACACTTGATCCTGTATCAACACGCATTGAAGAAGATCTGACCTGGCACCTGATCAAGGATTGGCACGCGCATGAACCTGAGGGAGATGACATTGAAATGCCGGACGATGACGCCAGCGCGCCTTTGGGTGACGAGATTGACCTCATGGCTTTGATGCAAGAGGCTCTGGCACTTGCTCTGCCCGATTATCCGCGCAGTGCGACTGCACCTGCCAAAGGCGCGCGCGCCGCGCCTCCTGGGGCCGCTCCAATCTCAGATGAGGATGTCAAACCATTTGCCGGACTGGCGGATTTCAAAAAGCGCCTGGAAGACGACAACTGA
- the rpmF gene encoding 50S ribosomal protein L32 — protein MAVQQNKVSKSRRNNRRAHDALVAANPNECPNCGELKRPHHVCAACGHYADREIVSMVDEVDLEDDAA, from the coding sequence ATGGCTGTCCAACAGAACAAAGTATCGAAATCGCGTCGCAACAACCGTCGGGCGCATGACGCTCTGGTCGCGGCCAACCCGAATGAATGCCCGAACTGTGGTGAGCTCAAGCGCCCACATCACGTTTGCGCAGCGTGCGGTCACTACGCAGACCGCGAAATTGTCTCGATGGTTGACGAGGTCGATCTGGAAGACGACGCAGCCTAA
- the plsX gene encoding phosphate acyltransferase PlsX yields MSSSTDPSKAQNARVLISVDAMGGDLGPAAVVAGISYSAKINPDIGFILHGDADQLKPLVAKRKTLTGRCEIRDAKDVIQMEDKPSQAIRNGKNSSMWSAIECVRNGEASVCVSCGNTGALLLMSVVRLRKLPGIYRPAIAVLWPSANPQGFNIMLDGGADIRADAKDLMQYALMGTSYARNGFGLDKPRVGLLNVGTEEHKGRAELKEAHDLIASNARIGDFEFIGFVEGRDLPGTVCDVIVTDGFTGNVALKTGEGTAKMISELLRDAFAYTPLSRLASLLALTSLRRLRKRIDPRRANGGVFLGLNGTVVKSHGAADATGVSAAVKLAFDLAQKGFSEKLAARVASASLTEQDGTTDDSDNGDPE; encoded by the coding sequence ATGAGTTCATCCACGGACCCTTCCAAAGCGCAGAACGCACGCGTTCTCATTTCGGTTGACGCCATGGGCGGGGATCTTGGACCGGCGGCTGTTGTCGCCGGTATTTCTTATTCTGCCAAAATAAATCCTGACATCGGCTTTATTCTGCACGGTGATGCGGATCAGCTCAAACCCTTGGTGGCCAAACGCAAGACGCTGACAGGCCGGTGCGAGATTCGCGACGCCAAAGACGTCATCCAGATGGAAGACAAGCCGAGCCAGGCCATTCGGAATGGCAAAAACAGCTCAATGTGGTCAGCGATTGAGTGTGTGCGCAACGGTGAGGCCTCCGTTTGTGTCTCATGCGGGAACACCGGAGCGCTTTTGCTGATGTCCGTGGTGCGGCTGCGAAAACTTCCGGGCATCTATCGCCCTGCTATTGCTGTGCTTTGGCCCTCTGCCAACCCGCAAGGGTTCAACATCATGCTCGACGGTGGCGCAGATATTCGCGCCGATGCCAAGGACCTGATGCAATACGCGCTGATGGGCACGTCCTATGCCCGAAACGGGTTTGGGTTGGATAAACCTCGCGTTGGCCTGCTCAATGTTGGGACTGAAGAGCACAAGGGCCGCGCCGAATTGAAAGAAGCGCATGACCTAATCGCCAGCAATGCCAGAATCGGGGATTTCGAGTTTATCGGTTTTGTTGAAGGGCGTGATTTACCGGGCACTGTGTGCGACGTGATAGTCACAGACGGGTTTACTGGCAACGTGGCGCTCAAGACCGGCGAAGGCACGGCCAAGATGATCAGTGAGCTATTGCGCGACGCATTCGCCTACACGCCGCTGTCGCGGTTGGCTTCGCTTCTGGCACTGACTTCGTTGAGACGTCTGCGCAAACGGATTGATCCGCGCCGGGCCAATGGCGGGGTTTTTCTTGGTCTGAACGGAACGGTGGTCAAATCGCATGGCGCAGCGGATGCAACGGGTGTCTCCGCCGCCGTCAAGCTGGCCTTTGATCTCGCACAGAAGGGATTCAGCGAAAAACTGGCCGCACGGGTTGCATCCGCCTCGCTGACTGAACAGGATGGCACAACCGACGACTCAGACAACGGTGACCCTGAATGA
- a CDS encoding beta-ketoacyl-ACP synthase III — MTLRAVVKGVGHYLPERIVENSEFEKTLDTSDEWIRTRSGIERRHIAAEGQTTSDLAMRAARKALEDAGLTADDIDGLLVATSTPDLTFPSVATMVQNELGMTRGFGFDVQAVCAGFIYALANANALIVSGQAKTLLVIGAETFSRIMDWTDRSTCVLFGDGAGALVLSAEEGNGSTDDRGILACDLNSDGRYREMLYVDGGVSSTGTSGKLRMQGNPLFRQAVEKLTWTAEAALAKAGLDDSDLDWIVPHQANIRIIQGTAKKMGIPMERVIVTVQDHGNTSAASIPLAMAVGVAEGKIKQGDLLVSEAIGGGLAWGSVVLRW, encoded by the coding sequence ATGACATTGCGCGCCGTTGTAAAAGGTGTTGGGCACTACCTGCCCGAACGAATTGTTGAAAATTCCGAATTTGAAAAGACCCTGGACACGAGCGATGAGTGGATTCGCACGCGCTCAGGCATAGAGCGGCGTCACATCGCCGCCGAGGGGCAGACCACCTCTGACCTCGCCATGCGTGCGGCGCGAAAGGCGCTTGAGGATGCCGGTTTAACAGCCGACGACATCGACGGTCTTCTTGTCGCGACTTCCACGCCGGACCTGACCTTCCCATCTGTTGCGACCATGGTTCAGAACGAACTGGGTATGACCCGTGGCTTTGGATTTGACGTTCAGGCGGTCTGTGCCGGGTTTATTTATGCTCTGGCCAATGCGAACGCCCTGATCGTATCAGGACAGGCAAAGACACTTCTGGTGATTGGCGCTGAAACCTTCAGCCGGATCATGGATTGGACGGACAGGTCTACCTGTGTTCTCTTTGGTGATGGCGCGGGAGCGCTTGTTCTGAGCGCCGAAGAAGGCAACGGCTCAACCGATGATCGGGGTATTCTGGCCTGTGATCTGAATTCCGATGGTCGCTATCGCGAGATGCTTTATGTGGATGGCGGCGTGTCGTCGACAGGAACCTCTGGCAAACTTCGCATGCAGGGCAACCCGCTATTCCGGCAAGCTGTGGAGAAACTCACATGGACAGCTGAGGCCGCACTGGCCAAGGCCGGACTTGACGATAGTGATCTCGACTGGATTGTCCCGCATCAAGCCAATATCCGCATCATTCAGGGCACCGCCAAAAAGATGGGTATCCCTATGGAACGCGTGATTGTCACGGTCCAGGATCACGGCAATACGTCTGCCGCATCGATTCCCCTGGCCATGGCAGTGGGCGTGGCCGAGGGCAAGATCAAGCAGGGTGACCTTCTGGTTTCCGAGGCAATCGGTGGTGGATTGGCGTGGGGTTCGGTGGTCCTGCGTTGGTAA
- a CDS encoding MerR family transcriptional regulator — MAKSADAFRTISEVAEWLETPAHVLRFWESKFSQVKPVKRAGGRRYYRPADMKLLGGIKKLLHDDGMTIKGVQKLLREEGVAHVSALSMPLGDAADDVVVDTSAVESKPAPEPEKAPESPKPEEPVESIVSEPQTPLTFTRHTAPEPEAEKTLEIPAAEDTPETVPELPSFTYLRGKDTPPKSTDDGSPGPDPVPSAEPAAPETETEPEPEKPRPAMVDVPDDFEDTVEAEPGLLTRLSTLRRPISSTTAEQLKPLLAKLRDRASS, encoded by the coding sequence ATGGCAAAATCCGCCGATGCGTTCCGAACCATCAGCGAGGTGGCTGAGTGGTTGGAAACCCCGGCCCACGTGCTGCGGTTTTGGGAAAGCAAGTTCAGCCAGGTAAAACCCGTCAAGCGCGCGGGTGGACGTCGGTATTACAGACCAGCGGACATGAAGCTTTTAGGTGGCATCAAAAAGCTTTTGCATGACGACGGGATGACCATCAAAGGCGTGCAGAAACTCCTGCGTGAAGAAGGAGTTGCACATGTATCTGCGTTGTCGATGCCTTTGGGAGATGCGGCTGACGATGTGGTTGTCGACACATCTGCTGTAGAGAGCAAGCCAGCACCAGAACCTGAAAAAGCACCGGAATCTCCAAAGCCCGAGGAGCCAGTTGAGAGCATCGTTTCCGAACCACAAACGCCCCTGACTTTCACGCGCCATACCGCGCCAGAGCCAGAAGCGGAGAAGACACTGGAAATCCCCGCTGCCGAAGACACGCCCGAAACCGTTCCAGAGCTTCCAAGCTTTACGTATCTGCGCGGCAAGGATACGCCGCCCAAATCGACAGATGATGGGTCGCCCGGCCCGGATCCTGTACCAAGCGCCGAACCCGCAGCCCCTGAAACAGAAACTGAGCCAGAGCCAGAAAAACCGCGCCCCGCTATGGTAGATGTGCCAGACGATTTCGAAGACACCGTTGAGGCGGAACCTGGCCTTTTGACACGTCTCTCCACCTTGCGCCGCCCCATTTCCAGCACGACCGCAGAGCAACTCAAACCGCTCTTGGCCAAGCTGCGGGATCGCGCATCGAGCTAG
- a CDS encoding 2'-deoxycytidine 5'-triphosphate deaminase — translation MKTGVLSDRQIKEMITSGAISAAAPILNDQIQPASLDLRLGDTAFRVRASFLPGKESSVQERLNSLTMHKIPLTGGAVLEKGCVYVVPLMEQLTLPQGMTAAASAKSSIGRIDLMTRIITDQGIEFDRVQDGYDGPLFAELCPQSFSVVVQPGQLLTQIIFRQGKTMLSDDELRAVHLDTPIVSGDPVISDGLGFSVDLQPSEGNLVGYRAKRHTGVLDLAKLGHYNPAEYWEEVRTEDGHIILDPGAFYILVSREAIAIPPNYAAEMAPYLAMVGEFRVHYAGFFDPGFGYDAAGGAGSRGVLEVRCHEAPFVLEHGQVVGRLVYERMSETPEQLYGAGISSNYQGQGLKLSKHFKS, via the coding sequence ATGAAAACCGGGGTTTTGTCAGACCGTCAGATCAAAGAGATGATCACGTCCGGTGCGATCTCTGCCGCCGCCCCTATTTTGAACGACCAAATTCAGCCTGCCTCGCTTGATTTGAGATTGGGGGACACCGCATTTCGCGTGAGAGCTTCGTTCCTTCCCGGCAAAGAGTCATCGGTGCAGGAAAGACTTAACAGTCTGACAATGCATAAAATTCCGCTGACCGGTGGTGCCGTTCTGGAAAAAGGCTGCGTTTATGTCGTGCCACTGATGGAGCAGCTGACCCTGCCCCAAGGCATGACCGCCGCCGCAAGCGCCAAAAGCTCGATTGGCCGGATCGACCTGATGACACGCATCATCACCGATCAAGGGATAGAGTTTGACCGTGTGCAGGACGGCTATGATGGTCCACTCTTTGCGGAACTTTGTCCACAGAGCTTTTCAGTCGTCGTGCAACCCGGCCAACTGCTCACGCAGATCATTTTCCGCCAGGGCAAGACCATGCTGAGCGATGATGAATTGCGGGCCGTCCATCTGGATACCCCGATTGTTTCAGGCGATCCGGTTATTTCGGACGGTCTCGGCTTTTCCGTCGATCTGCAGCCCAGCGAAGGCAATCTTGTTGGCTATCGCGCCAAGCGGCACACTGGCGTGCTCGATCTTGCAAAACTGGGTCATTATAACCCTGCTGAGTATTGGGAAGAGGTGCGCACGGAGGATGGACATATCATTCTCGACCCCGGCGCATTCTACATTCTTGTCAGCCGAGAGGCGATTGCCATCCCGCCAAACTATGCTGCCGAAATGGCGCCTTATCTGGCCATGGTTGGCGAGTTTCGCGTGCATTATGCAGGGTTCTTTGACCCCGGTTTCGGCTATGACGCAGCAGGCGGAGCAGGCTCACGCGGAGTGCTTGAAGTGCGCTGTCACGAAGCGCCCTTTGTTTTGGAGCATGGCCAGGTCGTTGGCCGGCTGGTTTATGAACGTATGTCTGAAACCCCGGAACAGCTTTATGGCGCTGGTATTTCATCGAATTACCAGGGTCAGGGTCTTAAACTGTCAAAACATTTTAAGTCTTAG
- the scpB gene encoding SMC-Scp complex subunit ScpB produces MAEEIEDQEESLFEAPPMAEQERMCEAILFASAEPVTVRELESRMPHGCDAAEALVHLRKRYEGRGVHLVKVGDAWALRTASDLAFLMQKETTETRKLSRAAIETLAIIAYHQPVTRAEIEEIRGVSISRGTVDQLLEMEWIRFGRRKMTPGRPVTFVVTPTFLDHFGLESARDLPGLKELRAAGLLENRLPPDQMPQVGEGDVDIEEAVEEGQSELFED; encoded by the coding sequence ATGGCAGAAGAGATTGAAGATCAAGAAGAAAGCCTGTTCGAAGCCCCGCCAATGGCCGAGCAGGAACGTATGTGCGAAGCTATTTTGTTTGCTTCTGCTGAACCGGTCACTGTTCGTGAGCTGGAATCACGCATGCCGCATGGCTGCGATGCCGCTGAGGCGCTTGTTCATCTTCGTAAACGATATGAGGGACGCGGCGTGCATCTGGTTAAGGTCGGGGATGCGTGGGCCCTGCGCACCGCTTCGGACCTTGCCTTCCTGATGCAAAAGGAAACCACGGAAACCCGTAAGCTCAGCCGCGCGGCGATCGAGACATTGGCCATCATCGCCTATCATCAGCCGGTGACACGCGCCGAGATTGAAGAAATCCGCGGCGTCAGTATTAGCCGCGGCACTGTGGATCAGCTGCTTGAGATGGAATGGATCCGCTTTGGCCGTCGCAAGATGACCCCGGGCCGCCCGGTGACTTTCGTTGTTACGCCTACATTTCTTGATCATTTCGGATTGGAAAGTGCCCGTGACCTGCCGGGTCTGAAAGAGCTGCGCGCCGCGGGGCTATTGGAAAACCGTTTGCCGCCTGATCAAATGCCGCAGGTGGGTGAGGGTGACGTAGATATAGAAGAAGCAGTTGAAGAAGGCCAAAGCGAGCTTTTTGAGGACTGA
- a CDS encoding segregation and condensation protein A, translated as MSDDDFDDFGRPESVADRMVAEALIVDVDGFEGPLDLLLTLGRTQKVDLRKISILELAQQYLAFVERAKALRLELAADYLVMAAWLAFLKSRLLLPPDPTEEGPSGEELAAHLAFQLERLQAMRDAAAKLMARDRLGREFFARGIPETVTRVRKVQYTATLLDLMQGYARIRTKDEFRPYAFDRDAVFTLEQALDRMRGLIGFAGTWTDIASYLPDGFVTDPTRRRSATASTFAAALELAKEGKVELRQAEVYAPLELRRRD; from the coding sequence ATGTCAGACGACGATTTTGACGATTTTGGACGGCCAGAGAGTGTCGCCGACCGTATGGTCGCCGAGGCGCTGATTGTCGATGTGGACGGGTTTGAAGGCCCGCTGGACCTGTTGCTGACGTTGGGACGCACGCAAAAGGTCGATCTGCGCAAAATCTCGATCCTGGAACTGGCGCAGCAGTACCTGGCCTTTGTCGAGCGTGCCAAGGCTCTGCGGCTGGAGCTTGCGGCGGACTACCTTGTTATGGCGGCGTGGCTGGCGTTCCTGAAGTCCCGGCTTCTCCTCCCGCCCGACCCGACCGAAGAGGGGCCTTCGGGCGAAGAGCTTGCAGCGCATCTGGCGTTTCAACTGGAACGTCTGCAAGCGATGCGCGATGCCGCCGCCAAGCTCATGGCGCGCGACCGGCTGGGTCGCGAATTTTTCGCGCGAGGCATTCCAGAAACGGTCACGCGGGTGCGCAAGGTGCAGTATACCGCGACGCTGCTGGATCTGATGCAGGGCTATGCGCGCATCCGTACCAAGGATGAATTTCGCCCCTACGCCTTTGACCGAGATGCGGTGTTCACTTTGGAACAGGCGCTTGACCGAATGCGGGGTTTGATCGGGTTTGCCGGGACATGGACCGACATCGCCAGCTATCTGCCCGACGGGTTTGTCACCGACCCGACACGCCGTCGCTCTGCCACCGCCTCGACCTTTGCGGCGGCGCTTGAGCTTGCTAAAGAGGGCAAGGTCGAGTTGCGGCAGGCCGAAGTGTACGCGCCGCTTGAGCTGCGGCGAAGGGATTAA
- the nagZ gene encoding beta-N-acetylhexosaminidase — translation MYPRGDALNALGACILGVGATELTEEERAFFRKTRPFGYILFARNVETPDQLRALCSDLRDAAGHNAPILIDQEGGRVQRLTGPTWRDWLPPMEQVQLAGERAEEAMYARYRIIAHELYDLGIDANCAPLVDVAEPDTHPFLKSRCYGENPHTVAAVGHAVAQGLLDGGVLPVVKHMPGHGRATVDSHFDLPQVDAALDELDETDFAPFRALNTLPMGMTAHLVYSACDAAAATLSSPVMRLIRERIGFDGLIMTDDISMKALSGNIHDLSAQAIAAGCDVVLHCNGDIGEARQVADASATLSGTALDRAERALAARQPPNEVDIPALEAKLAQLLKG, via the coding sequence ATGTATCCCCGTGGTGACGCGTTGAACGCACTTGGCGCGTGCATCCTAGGGGTCGGCGCAACTGAACTCACTGAGGAAGAACGCGCGTTCTTTCGCAAGACGCGTCCTTTTGGATACATCCTATTTGCGCGAAATGTCGAAACGCCCGATCAACTGCGCGCGCTCTGTTCTGATCTCAGAGACGCGGCGGGTCACAACGCCCCGATCCTTATTGATCAGGAAGGTGGGCGGGTTCAACGACTGACCGGCCCAACCTGGCGCGACTGGCTCCCTCCGATGGAGCAGGTGCAGCTGGCAGGCGAAAGGGCCGAAGAGGCGATGTATGCGCGCTATCGCATCATCGCGCATGAGCTTTATGATCTCGGTATCGATGCCAATTGCGCGCCGCTTGTGGATGTTGCGGAGCCTGACACGCATCCCTTCCTAAAGAGCAGATGTTACGGGGAAAATCCGCATACGGTTGCGGCTGTTGGCCATGCGGTGGCGCAGGGTTTGCTGGACGGAGGCGTATTGCCAGTTGTCAAACACATGCCCGGTCACGGTCGCGCGACGGTCGATAGCCATTTCGATCTGCCGCAAGTCGATGCGGCTTTGGACGAATTGGATGAGACTGATTTCGCCCCGTTTCGCGCGTTGAATACGCTGCCCATGGGCATGACGGCGCATCTGGTCTATTCGGCATGTGACGCGGCGGCCGCAACACTTTCATCGCCGGTTATGCGCCTGATCCGAGAGCGTATCGGCTTTGACGGATTGATCATGACGGATGACATCTCCATGAAGGCGCTTAGCGGAAACATCCATGACCTCAGTGCGCAGGCCATTGCGGCAGGGTGTGATGTGGTATTGCATTGCAACGGTGACATTGGCGAGGCGCGCCAGGTGGCGGATGCGTCCGCCACGTTAAGCGGTACGGCACTGGACCGCGCAGAACGTGCATTGGCGGCGCGTCAGCCCCCTAATGAGGTTGACATTCCCGCGCTGGAGGCAAAGCTGGCCCAACTGCTGAAAGGCTAA
- a CDS encoding SPOR domain-containing protein, producing the protein MTVQPGAVSERQLNLQTIANFAGAAISLALVVGIGVWGYKLLIRDVSGVPVIKAAEGPLRVQPQDPGGTEFQHQGLAVNDVAAVGTAADPADRLVLAPEPLELSLEDTPQVATVANEVAKQAAAAQEANVSEPVTQTEAETEVAALEVVDRLAQGVEPLGELQPAPEVEALPQTETVITTEDVAEETPVTEGLGRSLRPQLRPTRVAASTDSVAEAVAASVATASANSTSALVEVSAIPAGTRLAQLGAYESAEVAAQEWTRLSGQFSEYLGDKQQVIQRAQSGGRTFYRLRAMGFADLNDARRFCSALVAENAECIPVVTR; encoded by the coding sequence ATGACAGTGCAGCCGGGGGCTGTGTCTGAGCGGCAATTAAATTTACAAACGATTGCGAACTTTGCCGGGGCCGCGATATCGCTGGCGCTGGTGGTGGGCATTGGTGTTTGGGGCTACAAGCTTCTCATTCGTGACGTCAGTGGCGTTCCGGTGATCAAGGCCGCCGAAGGGCCGTTGCGGGTCCAGCCACAAGATCCCGGTGGCACAGAATTCCAGCATCAGGGTTTGGCCGTTAACGACGTTGCCGCCGTTGGAACAGCGGCGGATCCGGCAGACCGGCTTGTTTTGGCACCTGAACCACTGGAACTCAGCCTTGAGGACACGCCTCAGGTGGCCACTGTTGCCAATGAAGTGGCCAAGCAAGCCGCTGCAGCTCAGGAGGCCAACGTATCGGAGCCGGTGACGCAAACCGAAGCCGAGACCGAAGTGGCTGCGTTGGAGGTGGTCGACCGTTTGGCGCAAGGTGTCGAGCCTCTGGGCGAATTGCAACCGGCCCCAGAGGTTGAAGCGCTGCCTCAAACCGAAACAGTGATCACCACAGAGGACGTGGCAGAAGAAACACCTGTTACCGAAGGGCTGGGCCGTTCCTTGCGTCCGCAACTGCGCCCGACACGCGTTGCCGCGTCGACCGACTCGGTCGCCGAAGCCGTTGCGGCGAGCGTTGCTACGGCCTCAGCAAATTCGACATCGGCTTTGGTGGAGGTCTCTGCCATTCCAGCGGGCACGCGTTTGGCACAGTTGGGCGCTTATGAAAGCGCTGAGGTGGCGGCACAGGAATGGACGCGGCTCTCGGGTCAGTTCTCAGAATATCTAGGCGATAAACAACAGGTTATCCAGCGTGCCCAAAGCGGGGGGCGCACCTTTTACCGCCTGCGCGCCATGGGATTTGCAGACTTGAATGATGCGCGCCGGTTCTGTTCGGCTTTGGTGGCGGAAAACGCCGAATGTATCCCCGTGGTGACGCGTTGA